The genome window GGTCACGCTGGTGGTGTGGTCGGGGCTCATGGGATGCGGATCAATGAGCACCTCATCCTTACCCTCGGCTCCCTGCTTCATGTGGATCACGAACAGGTCCTGGTCGGCGCGCCGCTCGCGAAAGAAGTAGCGTCCATTGCGCTCGACGGGAACTTCGATATTGTCAATCTTCATCAACTGCCCCAGGCGAGCAGACAAGTGATCGCGCCCGGGTAGCCGGTCAATGATGGAATGGGTATAGCTGTTCTGCGCCTCTATCCAGGATCGCGTTTCGGGGCTGTTCTGGTCCTCAAGCCAGCGATAAGGGTCGGAAATCCGCACTCCGTGAAGGACGTCCACCACATCGTCACGCCGCGTTGGCGGCGGACCAGAAGTTTGCTCTTTGGCCTGCGAGCTAAAAGATAAAGTTAAGGACATAATTGCCAATATGGCCGCAATCTCCAGATAAACATTCCGGAACCTGCCCATGCGCACCTCTGTTAAAAATCAGTGTAGATTGACGATGCGCGGCGTCGCAAACCCAGGACGCCAGAGATGCTGAGAGCAAAATCCCTACTGGGCATCCGCTGCCAGCACGGCAGCACGTAGCTTCGCGGCGCTGGCTTCGTCAAAACTCTCCATTACTATCACCAGATTCTGGCGGTGCTCTACAAAGACCGGGCCTTCTTCTGTATTCCAACGAGTTGCCGTGGTCGCGGTCGCGCCCGGCATCGCCGCGGACGAAGGCGCGGTTGCAGCCTGAGGCATCTGCGCCAACGTTATGGTCTTGTATTTCTGTTTTAGGGATTTCCTATAGGCTCGCGCAAATAGCATCGCCTGCTCAGGCGTCGTCCAGCGCGAGACGTAGAGCAGCGCGAGCGAACCGGATGCTGAGCTTTTCGAATGTCCGGCGTAGTAGTATCCGCCGCGCCACTCTGGCGCGAGCGACTTTGCTGCATCCGCATCGTCAAACTGCTCGAGCATCGCCAAGACGTCAAACTCGCCGACACCACCCACATCCAGTTGTTCGTACTCTGTACCTAGCACCCGTTTCGCATCGGCTAAGGGCAGGCGAGGAAGGCGTTCTCCAGAGATATAGGCGTCCGGCTGCATGATCTGGCGCGTGTTCACCGGCGGATTGCGGAGCACTCCCGCGAACGCTGCCTGCTGACCGCCGCTCGCTAATAGCTCACGCTCAAAGTCCAGGCCATAACGATAGGGGAAAAGCAGCAGATTTTTCAGGTAAAGAGGCGCAGTGTTGAAAAGCGGCGAGCCTTCCATGACACCGGCTTTCATGGCATCGGCAATCTCTGGAACTTCGGTGGCCGTTCTGCCTGTCGGCGCCAGGATGTAATCAATCAGCACCAGCATTCCCTGGCCTTCGATCACCGCCTGCCGAGCGGCCTTTTGCTCATCCTCATCGGGCTCCCGCTGGTCGGCGCTTTTTTTCCACTCTACGGTGGGCCCATTCTTCTCCCATTTTTCAAGGTCGAAGTCCTGGTCCTGCAGGGCATGTGTGAGCTCATGGGCCAGCACCGGCTTTTGCAGGTTCGCTTCAATCCAGTCGAGCAGATTCACGGTTTTGGTCTTCGGATCGTAGTAGCCGGCTACCTGCTCCTGAAGCAGCGCGACCAGAAACGTCTTGAGATCAAAATTGCGCGGCAGCAATCCGAACTTCTTTAGCACCTGTTCGGAGCGCTGCAAGCGTTTGGCATCCTCATCCGTCTCCAAGCGTGATTTCACATAGCTGCCGACCTGCTCGCGGTTTACCAAAGCCCGCTTTACCTCGTGCCTCAGCGCCAGGCCGGTGTCTTGGCTGGCAAACTTGAGAATTTCATCCACCGAGCGAAAGAGTTCCTTCGCTTGCTCGGCAGTGATGCGGGTTTCAGGGGCTTGGGGTACGGTCTGTGAAGCCTTGGCAGGCTCAGCGGTGGTTTGAACTGGACTCGCGGCAATGGCAAACAGAATTGGTACAAAAAGCAGAAAGCGATGGGGGAGAGACCTTACCACCGATTACCGGGTGTACACGGTGGGCTGCGGACCTTTTTCCAGAGTCTGGCGGTCCCAGATAGCGCCCTCACGAGTGTAGTTGGCCAGCTCGAAATCCTGAGTGAGTTCGAGGGCGTCGGTCGGGCAAGCATCTTCACATAGGCCGCAGAACATGCAGCGGCTCAGGTCGTAGGTGAAGGTGGTCAGTTCCTTGCGTCGGGTAGCTGCATTGCGCTCACTGCTGACTACAATCAGGTGCTCAGGACAGGCTAGCGCGCACAAGTCACACGCTATGCAGAGAGTCTCATTGGTGTCCGCGTTGACATTCAGCCGCGGCGCCCCACGATAACGCTCAGCCACTTTGGGCCGTTGCAGCGGATATTGCTCGGTATAGATCTCTTTTGGATCCTGGTAGCGGAAGGTAATGGAGAGACCCTTGAGCAGGTCCACCATCAAGACGCGGCGTAGCAGGTTGGAGAATGTAAGGGCCACGAAGCCAGTTTACCATTCCCGCCAAAATAAGAACTGCCCGAACCGCCCTCGCTTCGCCGATCTTCTGGCATCCCAAGCGTCTGCGGTTCGAGCAGTTAGCTGGCCCGTCGTTTAACGGGCCGGGGCCCTGACGGCATTTAAATGCCGTTTGTAGCGTTACTTCTTTCTACGACTCACAACACCAGCGGCCAGGGAGCCGAAACCAAGCAGCCCGAGTAACGGCAGTGGAGAAGCCGTCTGGGGAAGCTTGTTCTCTGCAGTCTGGGTGCCGGCGGCATTTTGATCGCTAGCAGCTGCAGCGCTCTGGTCGGTGCTGGGAGTGCTGCTGCTGGCAGCGGCGGCGTTCTGATCGCTGCTGCTGGGAGTGCTGCTGCTCGCGGCGGCGGCGTTCTGATCGCTGCTGCTGGGAGTACTGCTGCTCGGGCTGGAGCTGGCGGCAGAGGCACTCTGATCACTGGCGCTTGGCGTGCTGGCATTGCTGCCGGCGGCAGGCTGCGCATTCGACGGGCTACCAGCAGTGCTGGAGGCCGACGGATTGGCAGCGCTGGACGAAGCAGCAGATGAATTCGCGCTCTGATCGCTCGGAGTCGCAGTTGACGGAGTCGAGGCCGAAGACGGCTGATTGGCAGCCGCGGTTTGGCTGGTCTCTCCGGCAGCAGAACCGGTGGAGGCTGCTCCGCTGCTCATGCCCGCCGAGGGTGAGCTCGAGGAGGATGACGCGCAATGATCGGAGACCATCTTCACGTCACTCACCTGAATGGTGTTGCCATTCGCAGAGCTGGTGCCAGTGCTGGCGGAACTGCCGGAACCGCTAGCCGACGTGCCGGTCACCTGAACTTCGTGTCCAACATGCTCAGCCAGTTTGCTGGTATCGCCCGTGACGGTGTAGGTGGTGCCAGTGGTGTCCTGAACCAGAGTGTAGCTCCCGTTCGAACCTTGCAGACAGCCTTGAACGCTGTTCTGACCGCTGGATGAAGCTGCCATGCCGCTCTGATCTGCGGACTGGCCTGAAGGCGTGCTCTGCCCCGGCGTCTGGTTGCTGCTGGGGGAGGTTGCCGATGAGTTAGGGTTGGATGGTTGATTCTGGTCTGGCGTCGGGGTGGATTGCGAACCCTGAGCCGAGGGCTGACTAGCGCTGCCGCTGGCACTGCCTGAGGACGATGTACCCTGATCTTGCGCGATCGCCACCGCAGCCCCAAGCAGCAGAATCCAGCTCAAACTTAATGCTTTCTTCATGCATTTCCTCCGAAAAGTTCCCCGCCTCTGGCGCAAAGGTACAGGGGTCGATCTTTGAACAATCAGGTCATTAGAACCAGCTGCTTGAGCCGGGGTTTGCTCCCGGTAAAAAGATACTGACTTGCTGCTGGATGCCTTTAACCGACTAAAATGACTACCTTTCCCAATGAAGACCGACTCCGGCGATGAGGTATGGATGCAGGAAGCTTTGCGCCAGGCGCAGTGCGCGTTGGACGCAGGGGAAGTCCCCGTGGGCGCGGTCGTGGTTTTTGAGGGCCGGGTGGTTGGCCGCGGATTAAATCGCAATTTGCGCGACCTCGATCCCACTGCGCATGCCGAGGTTGTCGCCCTGCGCGAAGCGGCCGCCGCTCTAGGTAACCACCGCCTCCTCAATTGCGAGCTGTATGCGACAATCGAGCCCTGCGCGATGTGTGCAGGCGCGATGATCCATGCCCGCTTACGGCGCCTGGTGTACGGCGCTGATGATCCCAAAGCTGGCGCCGTCCATTCGGTGCTCTCGGTGATCAATCACCCGCAGTTGAATCACTCCATAGAAGTTCGGCGCGGCGTGCTCGCCGAGCAATGTGGAAAGTTGCTGCAGGCCTTCTTCCGCCGGCGGCGTGCCGAACAGAAAGCGTAAGTCTCGAGAGAATTATTTCTACAGAGCCTCGGAAACGAGCCACCCGTGCAACAACTGGCGTACTTTGCCACCTTCGATACGGCGGCGCACTGCATTGAGCACAGTGATATGAGCGCTCGTGCCTCGTCCCGAGAAGCCTGCCCAATAAGGGACGTAGAGGTCCTGAATGGGTTGTGCGACGATCGAGAAGTCTCTGAGCCGGAAAAAGCCACGCCGAAAGACAACGCGCCGGATCTTTTCCACCAGCAAGTATTGAGCCTCTCCGTCATTCAGCACAGGGGCGACCCGATTACGGGTTTGGACGCGAATTGTCTCTGGCGCATCGCGCCCAAAGCTGAAAATGTCTAGGCTGCCGTTCACCACGTCTATGCCAATAAGGCGGGAATCGCTGCCGGCGCCGTTTCGAATCTCGGTGCGAAAAACTCGAAATGGAAGATAGAAATCCGACACCACGCGGAGCGGTCCAGGATACGCGTTGCGCAACAACCCTGAAATCCCAGCAGACATCTGGCGCACTGCCTCATCGCGAGTGACGTTCGGCCGCAGGCTGAGAATCGTGTCCATACTGTTCAACGGAAGTAAACCCACAGACCCACTACGGTCGCGATTAGCAGGAAGGTAAAGATCAAATTGATGCGATGTTCCCGTTGAGTTTCAGCAGCCGGTTTGTACTGGGCCCGAAGCAGGCTGGGGTCCATCGCCGAAACATCAAGCTTGTCGCTGACAGTCGCAAAGGTCAGGCCAGCAAGTTTGCGGCGATCTGGGGCGGGGGTTGCCAGGCTTACCACGATCAACACCGCCGAACACACCACGAACATGAAAATAGCGTAATGAAGAAAGTTAATGTCAACAATCCAGCGAACCAGGGGTGATGCGAAACGATGGCCTCCCGCCGCCCGGTCCAATATCTCGAAGACGAATCTCACTGCTCCCAAGACGAACCCCGTGAGCAGAGAAGAAATCGCGCCCGATGAATTTAATCTCGTCCAGAGGATGCCAAGAATAAAGCACGCGGTAATGGGAGGACTGATGTAGGCCTGCACGCTCTGCAGATAAATGTACAGCTGACTGCTGATCAGATGAATGAATGGCACCCAAAGCAGGCCGAGAACCACCATGATGCCCGTGGCTGCGCGTCCAAAGCTTACCAGTTGGTGCTCCGACGCCTGGGGACGGAGCTTCTTATAAAAATCGAGCGTCACCAAAGTAGAGGCCGAATTAAACACCGAGCTCATGGCGCCCATCAGTGCGGCCAGCAAGGCCGCTATCATCAAGCCCACTAAGCCCTGCGGCAGCAGATTGATAATTAATGTCGGATAAGCAATATCGCCGTTCAGGACCCGGCCGTCCGGACCGATCTTAAAAAGATCGCGATAAAGCGCGAGCGCGATCATCCCCGGAAGCACCAGCATGAACACGGGCAGAATCTTCAAAAACCCGGCGAAGATTGTTCCGGCTTTGGCGTGGCCTTCATCTTTGGCGGAGAGCACGCGCTGCACGATTACCTGGTCGGTACACCAGTACCAGATACCTAGAATAGGAGCGCCCAAGAAGATTCCCGTCCACGGGAATTCGGGGTCAGTTGCTGGTTTGATCATGTGGAAATAATCAGGAGGCAGCGCTGCGCGCAATCCCGCGAAGCCACCCACCCGGTGTAATCCAATAAAGCTGAGGATTACCGCCCCGCTAATCAGAATCAAAGTCTGCACCAGATCGGTGTAAATGACCGCGGCAAGCCCACCGGCAATGGTGTAAATCCCAGTAGCGACAACCAGAATGATCGCCGCGGTAAGAGGACTCCATCCCACGACCCTTTCGAGTACCACT of Terriglobales bacterium contains these proteins:
- a CDS encoding NADH-quinone oxidoreductase subunit I, with protein sequence MALTFSNLLRRVLMVDLLKGLSITFRYQDPKEIYTEQYPLQRPKVAERYRGAPRLNVNADTNETLCIACDLCALACPEHLIVVSSERNAATRRKELTTFTYDLSRCMFCGLCEDACPTDALELTQDFELANYTREGAIWDRQTLEKGPQPTVYTR
- the tadA gene encoding tRNA adenosine(34) deaminase TadA — its product is MKTDSGDEVWMQEALRQAQCALDAGEVPVGAVVVFEGRVVGRGLNRNLRDLDPTAHAEVVALREAAAALGNHRLLNCELYATIEPCAMCAGAMIHARLRRLVYGADDPKAGAVHSVLSVINHPQLNHSIEVRRGVLAEQCGKLLQAFFRRRRAEQKA
- a CDS encoding sodium:solute symporter, producing the protein MVQAVAHVTHKTLTTLDLGIIGAYFAVIFAIGLHFARRERTSTDYFLASRNIGWFAIGASLFVSNISTEHFIGLAGSGATTGLAVGHFEWLACLILLILGWVFVPFYLRSNVFTMPEFLERRFSRQCAVYLAVISILAYIFTKISVHLYAAAVVLERVVGWSPLTAAIILVVATGIYTIAGGLAAVIYTDLVQTLILISGAVILSFIGLHRVGGFAGLRAALPPDYFHMIKPATDPEFPWTGIFLGAPILGIWYWCTDQVIVQRVLSAKDEGHAKAGTIFAGFLKILPVFMLVLPGMIALALYRDLFKIGPDGRVLNGDIAYPTLIINLLPQGLVGLMIAALLAALMGAMSSVFNSASTLVTLDFYKKLRPQASEHQLVSFGRAATGIMVVLGLLWVPFIHLISSQLYIYLQSVQAYISPPITACFILGILWTRLNSSGAISSLLTGFVLGAVRFVFEILDRAAGGHRFASPLVRWIVDINFLHYAIFMFVVCSAVLIVVSLATPAPDRRKLAGLTFATVSDKLDVSAMDPSLLRAQYKPAAETQREHRINLIFTFLLIATVVGLWVYFR